From Myxococcales bacterium, a single genomic window includes:
- a CDS encoding HAMP domain-containing histidine kinase — MVGKLLRAGLPMVALKRRARRKAVTLALVYGVLAGAYIVASSLLLGEIPIGHRDHAWLETLKGIGFVAVTAVALGVVLHRDYSAILEARAKLAASATALAKAHNAASLSVVTGAIAHDMRNLLAAAITNLDFVGPSAGADAETEEVFRDIRESLDRLSAVTGELLGRGGRNTSTYPPADVDLAKVVEDCVRLTSLFARGHRCEFETSIDGACIVRARRQELECAVLNLLLNAIDANQHIGKIALSVARREEGVVLSVRDEGPGVPQDLRLKIFEPFFTTKGEQGNGVGLSVTRALMRSYGGDVRLSDPGPGAQFEIKLPAA; from the coding sequence ATGGTTGGGAAACTCCTTCGGGCGGGGCTACCGATGGTTGCGCTGAAGCGGAGGGCTCGCCGGAAGGCGGTAACGCTGGCGCTCGTGTATGGCGTGCTGGCCGGCGCGTACATCGTCGCCTCGAGCCTGCTCCTCGGCGAGATACCAATCGGGCACCGGGACCACGCCTGGCTCGAGACGCTGAAGGGGATCGGCTTCGTGGCGGTCACGGCCGTCGCGCTCGGCGTCGTTCTCCACCGGGACTACTCTGCGATCCTCGAAGCGAGGGCAAAGCTAGCTGCCTCAGCAACGGCCCTTGCCAAGGCCCATAATGCGGCCTCGTTGTCAGTCGTCACGGGCGCCATCGCGCACGACATGCGAAACCTGCTCGCCGCCGCCATAACGAACCTCGACTTCGTTGGTCCGTCGGCCGGAGCTGACGCTGAAACGGAGGAGGTCTTTCGTGACATCCGCGAGTCACTCGACCGCCTGTCGGCCGTCACGGGGGAGCTCCTCGGACGCGGAGGGCGGAACACCTCGACCTACCCGCCGGCTGACGTCGACCTCGCCAAGGTCGTCGAGGACTGCGTGAGACTGACTTCGCTCTTCGCCCGCGGCCACCGCTGCGAATTCGAGACCTCCATCGACGGTGCCTGCATCGTCCGTGCCCGGAGGCAGGAGCTCGAATGCGCCGTCCTCAACCTCCTGCTCAACGCCATCGATGCCAACCAGCACATCGGGAAGATCGCGCTCAGCGTCGCGCGACGTGAGGAGGGCGTCGTCCTGAGCGTGCGCGACGAAGGCCCAGGAGTGCCGCAAGATCTTCGATTGAAGATCTTCGAGCCGTTTTTCACGACGAAAGGCGAGCAAGGCAACGGCGTTGGCCTTTCCGTGACCCGCGCGCTGATGCGGTCGTACGGTGGGGACGTGCGACTGTCGGATCCCGGTCCCGGCGCACAGTTCGAGATCAAATTGCCGGCCGCATGA
- a CDS encoding S8 family serine peptidase, which translates to MDRTTCGTGAGTRLAVIDNDAGATDHLELDAVELVGARSVSSGSRHGASLSAWAVGTRDAAFAGVAPDATLRHYYIPKPGSDVVSLALAIARAVDDGADVVLCATHVEGTWSPLLDDALELATRVGRRGLGTAVVMPAGRECSSPEGAVHASLSLGFGDPASDPRVLCVGPSSAAGGWFLYRDRRGVYRPFSNRGPAMRWLAPGDDLADPFRPGELAHAESSGAAAVAAGALLLVLGQNPGLTVFELVELVTQSATPLAGESSERRGLTVHREIEPASVDRDGHNVKHGYGRIHATRACLLARDPISGALVSMGEDGAARAWQSLVAADSWYSPEFARWAAKTCFARPELRQALSALVRHARLLAPDPGRGEWHAVGAVARQTAVLLRALLSLRDTAPPAVDAELEALARAALASSRMPDLRSAWSRYVSKASQCLWPDAVGKSKALASLAAT; encoded by the coding sequence GTGGATCGGACGACGTGTGGAACGGGCGCCGGCACGCGCCTCGCGGTGATCGATAACGACGCGGGAGCCACCGATCACCTCGAGCTGGACGCTGTGGAGCTTGTCGGCGCACGGAGCGTCTCCAGCGGCTCTCGGCACGGCGCCAGCCTGTCGGCCTGGGCGGTCGGGACGCGCGACGCCGCCTTCGCGGGAGTAGCCCCAGACGCGACGCTTCGCCATTACTACATTCCGAAGCCCGGAAGCGACGTCGTCTCCCTTGCCCTGGCAATCGCACGAGCTGTGGACGATGGGGCCGACGTGGTCCTGTGCGCGACTCACGTCGAAGGCACGTGGAGTCCGCTCCTCGACGACGCACTGGAGCTCGCGACCCGAGTGGGACGGCGCGGATTGGGCACCGCAGTGGTCATGCCCGCTGGGCGCGAGTGCTCCAGCCCGGAGGGAGCCGTCCACGCAAGCCTCAGCTTGGGCTTCGGAGATCCCGCGAGTGACCCGCGCGTGCTCTGCGTCGGCCCAAGTTCGGCGGCAGGCGGGTGGTTCTTGTACCGCGACCGCCGCGGAGTGTACCGGCCGTTTTCCAACCGCGGGCCAGCCATGCGATGGCTTGCGCCCGGTGATGATCTCGCCGACCCGTTCCGCCCCGGTGAGCTCGCTCACGCGGAGTCCAGTGGCGCGGCGGCGGTAGCGGCCGGAGCGCTTCTGCTCGTCCTGGGACAAAACCCAGGGCTCACCGTGTTCGAGCTGGTGGAGCTCGTAACGCAAAGCGCGACACCGCTGGCGGGCGAGAGCTCGGAGCGACGCGGACTTACGGTCCACCGCGAAATCGAACCTGCGAGCGTCGACCGAGACGGCCACAACGTCAAACATGGCTACGGACGTATTCACGCAACGCGCGCATGTCTGCTCGCGCGAGATCCCATTTCCGGAGCGCTCGTGTCGATGGGTGAAGACGGCGCAGCGCGGGCTTGGCAGAGTTTGGTTGCTGCCGATAGCTGGTACTCGCCGGAGTTCGCGCGCTGGGCTGCCAAGACGTGCTTCGCGCGGCCGGAGCTCAGGCAGGCGCTCAGCGCCCTGGTCCGCCACGCGCGCCTTCTCGCGCCAGATCCTGGCCGTGGCGAATGGCACGCCGTCGGTGCAGTCGCGCGCCAAACAGCGGTCCTGCTTCGCGCGTTGCTCTCGCTCAGAGACACCGCACCTCCGGCGGTCGACGCGGAGCTCGAAGCATTGGCGCGTGCCGCGTTGGCGTCGTCGCGCATGCCCGATCTGCGTTCCGCCTGGAGTCGCTATGTGAGCAAGGCGTCTCAGTGCCTCTGGCCAGACGCCGTGGGGAAGTCGAAGGCGCTCGCTTCCTTGGCCGCCACCTGA
- a CDS encoding GAF domain-containing sensor histidine kinase — protein MRAVVGPPSGPREVELRLHLLEPIVWWSYGGALILVGLLYIAAGLVAMRASPGGRLARSFAKLAFSIGFFVLTLFDLHTTRRLVPVFFAALAFVPGGFVLVALRLPDDAPALDRFPAIERIVDAVGLVVATTLVGLWAAGRPTTRVQAFWTIAMGAAQVFFVVTFVVRFARARGTRRAVLRSLFLPMVPPYLAAAGLLLFARLGMWKHEINVFAFPAFALAPLASVYALVRHDLWDSRALLTRLLAKGFAGAVACAIAIAIGTIGSVELGFPIQMALFSATSTTVLGALLVTAALYWTERRLFPSRAEYKPTIEQLSAELLSITSPTEVARAIERTVARWLPCDDLRLELNEATEATEAPSSASGSKLRVPPAVGTDARLTIPVEFEGRRVATLDVGQKRGGALFTRDDLDLLSTIANQGALALAHAVAYQELEQRRRQQAAAWRGEREALVETVAAEIAHEIRYPLNFFRHAFERLGTSDGLEDEDVDIGREEVERLERLVSGLRRVAAHRLDRKEVPVVELWARAEALLRDALTGHELHVQVPAGAYVRCDLDQITQVLVNLVANALDAAGKDGAIGIEWRPNASGAELSVWDSGAGFVGDPSRLFAPWYTTKPRGTGLGLAISHRLIRGHGWTISAARRDGRTVFTVAIPTADVCVRGAGDVSDARVA, from the coding sequence GTGCGCGCGGTCGTCGGACCGCCGAGTGGCCCGCGTGAAGTGGAGTTACGGCTGCACCTGCTCGAGCCGATCGTCTGGTGGTCGTACGGCGGGGCCTTGATACTGGTCGGGCTCCTCTACATCGCCGCAGGCCTGGTCGCCATGCGGGCTAGCCCGGGCGGCCGTTTGGCCCGTTCGTTCGCGAAGCTGGCGTTCAGCATCGGATTCTTCGTTCTGACACTGTTCGATCTGCACACCACCCGCCGGCTGGTGCCGGTGTTCTTCGCCGCGCTCGCGTTCGTCCCTGGCGGCTTCGTGCTGGTTGCCCTGCGCCTTCCTGATGACGCGCCTGCCCTGGATCGGTTTCCGGCGATCGAGAGAATCGTGGACGCCGTCGGCTTGGTGGTCGCCACTACCCTGGTGGGCCTCTGGGCAGCAGGTCGGCCAACGACAAGGGTTCAAGCGTTCTGGACCATCGCGATGGGAGCCGCGCAGGTCTTCTTCGTTGTGACGTTCGTTGTGCGATTCGCGCGCGCGCGAGGGACTCGTCGGGCGGTGCTCAGATCCCTATTTCTCCCGATGGTCCCGCCGTATCTGGCGGCCGCAGGCCTGCTCTTGTTCGCTCGCCTCGGTATGTGGAAGCACGAAATCAACGTCTTCGCCTTCCCAGCTTTCGCACTTGCCCCCCTCGCGAGCGTGTACGCCCTCGTGCGTCACGACCTGTGGGACAGCCGCGCGCTCCTGACCCGCCTGCTTGCCAAGGGTTTCGCCGGCGCTGTGGCCTGTGCGATCGCGATCGCGATCGGAACGATCGGCAGTGTCGAGCTCGGGTTTCCCATTCAGATGGCGCTGTTCTCCGCCACTTCGACCACCGTCCTCGGAGCGCTGCTGGTCACTGCCGCGCTGTACTGGACCGAGCGACGCTTGTTCCCATCCCGCGCCGAGTACAAGCCAACCATCGAGCAGCTCAGCGCCGAGCTCCTGAGCATCACGTCGCCAACCGAGGTTGCGCGGGCCATCGAGCGCACGGTCGCGCGCTGGCTTCCCTGCGACGACCTCCGATTGGAGCTCAACGAGGCGACTGAGGCGACCGAGGCGCCGTCCAGCGCGTCCGGCAGCAAGCTTCGCGTTCCACCCGCGGTCGGCACCGACGCCCGGCTCACAATCCCGGTCGAGTTCGAGGGCCGGAGGGTCGCGACCCTCGACGTCGGCCAGAAGCGAGGCGGGGCACTATTCACTCGGGACGACCTGGACCTCCTGAGCACCATCGCCAATCAGGGGGCGCTCGCCTTGGCCCACGCGGTCGCGTATCAGGAGCTGGAGCAACGGCGCCGCCAGCAGGCCGCAGCTTGGCGGGGCGAACGAGAGGCCCTAGTCGAGACCGTCGCCGCCGAGATCGCGCATGAGATCCGCTACCCGCTGAACTTCTTTCGCCACGCGTTCGAGCGGCTCGGGACGAGCGACGGGCTGGAAGACGAAGACGTCGATATCGGGCGGGAAGAGGTCGAGCGTCTCGAGCGATTGGTGTCGGGGCTCCGGCGCGTAGCGGCTCACCGACTCGACAGAAAAGAGGTCCCAGTCGTCGAGCTTTGGGCGCGGGCTGAAGCCCTTTTGCGCGACGCGCTGACCGGGCACGAGCTGCACGTCCAAGTGCCCGCGGGCGCGTACGTGCGTTGCGATCTCGACCAAATCACCCAGGTCCTGGTGAACCTGGTGGCGAACGCGCTCGACGCTGCCGGGAAGGACGGCGCTATCGGCATCGAATGGCGGCCGAATGCGAGCGGCGCGGAGCTCTCCGTCTGGGACTCGGGTGCGGGGTTCGTCGGCGACCCGTCACGCCTGTTCGCGCCCTGGTACACCACGAAACCTCGCGGAACCGGCCTCGGTTTGGCCATTTCGCATCGCCTGATTCGTGGCCACGGCTGGACCATCTCCGCGGCGCGGCGCGACGGCCGCACGGTCTTCACGGTCGCGATCCCCACGGCGGACGTGTGCGTGCGCGGAGCTGGCGACGTGTCCGACGCGCGCGTCGCCTGA
- a CDS encoding class I SAM-dependent methyltransferase, with amino-acid sequence MGKTPDEQIARVVEYYRATNERSYLANWSGRALSFHYGLSDASTRSLDEAHENSNRYLADRLGIGPGSRVLDSGCGVGGTAIWLARERGAKVVGITLDRGQVELGMRFARERGVEDKVQLLEMDYAATTFAPGSFDAALNLESLCHAADTGGYFEHLHGLLAPGGHYGAMEFFVGEGRPELIEDVMQGWAMPAWQSMSAAAEALAAAGFRDVELIDLRAEVRLSAEQMLSMATRTLLDLRKDGARDPVFEGHVKGAIACCRGLLEGGVDYGLVTGRA; translated from the coding sequence GTGGGCAAGACTCCGGACGAACAGATAGCGAGAGTCGTCGAATACTACCGGGCGACGAACGAGCGTAGCTACCTCGCCAACTGGTCGGGGCGCGCTCTCTCTTTTCACTACGGGCTTTCCGACGCGTCGACAAGATCGCTCGACGAAGCGCACGAGAATTCGAATCGGTACCTGGCGGATCGCCTGGGCATCGGCCCAGGAAGCCGCGTTCTGGACTCAGGCTGCGGCGTCGGCGGTACCGCGATCTGGCTCGCCAGGGAACGCGGCGCGAAGGTCGTGGGGATCACGCTGGATCGCGGTCAAGTCGAGCTCGGCATGCGCTTCGCTCGCGAACGGGGCGTCGAGGACAAGGTCCAGCTCCTGGAGATGGACTACGCCGCGACCACCTTCGCGCCTGGCAGCTTCGACGCGGCGCTGAACCTGGAGAGCCTGTGTCATGCCGCAGACACGGGAGGGTACTTCGAGCACCTTCATGGCCTGCTCGCGCCCGGAGGACACTACGGCGCGATGGAGTTCTTCGTCGGCGAAGGGCGACCGGAGCTAATCGAGGACGTAATGCAGGGGTGGGCGATGCCCGCGTGGCAGTCCATGAGCGCGGCGGCCGAGGCGCTTGCCGCCGCCGGATTTCGGGACGTCGAGCTCATCGACCTCCGCGCTGAAGTGCGGCTGAGCGCCGAGCAAATGCTGTCGATGGCGACGCGAACGCTGCTCGACTTGCGCAAGGACGGCGCGCGCGATCCTGTCTTCGAAGGACACGTGAAGGGTGCGATCGCCTGTTGCCGCGGGCTCCTCGAAGGCGGCGTCGACTACGGGCTCGTGACGGGCCGCGCGTGA
- a CDS encoding sigma-54-dependent Fis family transcriptional regulator, giving the protein MRILVVDDQRSARRLLCHMLAAVEGAEILEAASLAEARAAVEEQNPDLLLVDIRLGESPTDRGGLELMSWLRGSGYATPAVMVTAFSEVAEIREAMRQGASDYVFKDELSPEMLLPIVNGIAERARLLREVGRLRKNLDARFGTGALVGSSPEMERVRLLVERVAGSDCSVLLRGQTGTGKELVARTLHQLGTHADAPFVAVNCSALPGTLVESILFGHERGAFSGADRRVRGQLELAGSGTVLLDEIAEMPPELQAKLLRVLEDRRFRPIGAERETPLRARILAATHVDLEERIRDGRFREDLFYRLNVVSIALPSLAGRGGDIRELLASLLPDLRRRLSFSPDAVEWLAGRPWPGNVRELKNALIRVALLSDTDHVDAKTLQELVGESARNSGAEVDGLATRILALPAGTGSKLDSVELAVLQRALELSSGNKSAAARLVGLERKAFERRWERGCGRPPDSGDDPSG; this is encoded by the coding sequence ATGAGAATCCTCGTCGTTGACGACCAGCGGAGCGCTCGCAGGTTGCTCTGTCACATGCTCGCCGCTGTCGAGGGCGCCGAAATCCTGGAGGCGGCCTCCCTCGCAGAAGCGCGAGCCGCTGTCGAGGAGCAGAACCCGGACCTGTTGTTGGTCGACATCCGCCTGGGCGAATCCCCCACGGACCGAGGTGGGCTCGAGCTCATGAGCTGGCTCAGGGGCTCGGGCTACGCGACGCCGGCGGTGATGGTGACCGCCTTCAGTGAGGTCGCGGAAATCCGCGAGGCCATGAGGCAGGGCGCGAGCGACTATGTGTTCAAGGACGAGCTGAGTCCGGAGATGCTCCTCCCAATCGTCAACGGCATCGCCGAGAGGGCCCGCCTGCTGCGCGAGGTCGGCAGGCTCCGAAAGAACCTGGACGCGCGCTTCGGCACAGGAGCGCTGGTCGGGTCCTCGCCTGAGATGGAACGCGTGCGGTTGCTGGTCGAGCGTGTCGCGGGGTCGGACTGCTCCGTCCTGCTCCGGGGACAGACCGGCACGGGCAAGGAGCTGGTTGCGCGGACTCTGCACCAGTTGGGCACTCATGCCGACGCCCCGTTCGTTGCGGTCAACTGCTCGGCGCTGCCCGGCACCCTCGTCGAGTCGATCCTATTCGGCCATGAGCGCGGCGCGTTCTCGGGTGCTGACCGGCGGGTACGCGGCCAGCTCGAGCTAGCAGGCTCGGGTACCGTGCTCTTGGATGAGATCGCCGAGATGCCCCCGGAGCTCCAAGCGAAGCTGCTCCGAGTACTCGAGGACCGGCGGTTCCGGCCGATCGGAGCCGAGCGTGAGACGCCGCTCCGCGCCCGGATCCTTGCCGCAACCCACGTTGACCTCGAGGAGAGGATCCGCGACGGGAGGTTCCGGGAGGATCTCTTCTACCGCCTCAACGTGGTGTCCATAGCGCTGCCGTCGCTGGCGGGGCGAGGTGGTGACATTCGCGAGCTCCTGGCGTCGCTGCTCCCGGACCTTCGGCGCAGATTGTCGTTCAGCCCCGACGCGGTGGAGTGGCTCGCAGGCCGGCCGTGGCCGGGCAACGTTCGCGAGCTCAAGAACGCGCTCATCCGCGTCGCGCTCCTCTCCGACACCGATCACGTGGACGCGAAAACGCTCCAGGAACTGGTTGGCGAGAGCGCCCGCAACTCGGGAGCTGAGGTCGACGGCTTGGCGACCCGCATTCTGGCCCTGCCGGCCGGTACAGGATCCAAGCTCGACAGCGTTGAGCTTGCAGTGCTGCAACGTGCCCTCGAACTCTCTTCCGGGAACAAGAGCGCGGCGGCGCGGCTGGTAGGATTAGAGCGGAAAGCGTTCGAGCGACGCTGGGAGCGAGGGTGCGGACGTCCGCCGGATTCCGGCGACGACCCGAGCGGGTAG
- a CDS encoding metallophosphoesterase family protein: MPTKIGFISDVHGDIHALRDALRILDGMDVREIVCLGDVVDYGVFPDETLALLAERAIPTLRGNHDRWCLTNKSVGANATDLTPASRRSLKATVPAWSATIEGVRVAACHARPENDMHGVMPDATAAEVHDVLQAAKADVVVVGQPIRA; this comes from the coding sequence ATGCCCACCAAGATCGGTTTCATCTCCGACGTCCATGGCGACATCCACGCGCTGCGCGACGCCCTGCGCATTCTCGATGGCATGGACGTGCGCGAGATCGTTTGCCTTGGCGACGTGGTCGACTACGGCGTCTTCCCGGACGAGACGCTGGCCCTGCTCGCTGAGCGCGCGATCCCGACCCTGCGTGGGAACCACGACAGGTGGTGCTTGACCAACAAGTCCGTGGGGGCCAACGCCACAGACTTGACGCCTGCGTCCAGGCGTTCCTTAAAAGCGACCGTGCCGGCCTGGTCGGCGACGATCGAGGGCGTGCGCGTCGCGGCGTGTCACGCGCGACCAGAGAACGACATGCACGGGGTGATGCCCGACGCGACGGCGGCCGAGGTGCACGACGTGCTGCAGGCAGCGAAAGCCGATGTGGTCGTCGTCGGACAACCAATTAGGGCGTGA
- a CDS encoding IS3 family transposase (programmed frameshift) gives MDKRKKQRRKRRAFTPEFKAEAVRLCKVGDRTVAQVAGDLDLTETALREWVKRADIDTGQGPPGALTSDERAELAQLRRDNKRLQMEREILKKGGGLLREGEHMKFVFILAEKAFYPITMLCRVLEVSRSGFHAWRKRPQAPRVRSDAQLAAQVVAVHARSRRTYGSPRVHAELRAQGIRVGKKRVERLMQENGLEARRKRRFRKTTDSKHSNPIAPNVVARKFEVAAPNRVWATDVTAIWTLEGWLFLAVMLDLYSRRVVAWAASENNDTALALEALRKGLRARRPAAGLVHHSDRGSPYASVEYRVALAAHGLVASMSRKGDCWDNAVAESFFATLRAELVDHALYVDATQAQTSIGDYIDNFYNIERRHSHLGYVNPIEFELRSRTVKAAA, from the exons ATGGACAAGCGAAAGAAGCAGCGTAGAAAGCGACGAGCGTTCACCCCCGAGTTCAAGGCCGAGGCAGTGCGCCTCTGCAAGGTGGGAGATCGCACCGTCGCGCAGGTGGCTGGGGACCTGGACCTGACCGAGACGGCCCTGCGCGAATGGGTGAAACGGGCCGACATCGACACCGGCCAGGGACCGCCGGGTGCACTCACGAGTGACGAGCGGGCGGAGCTCGCGCAACTGCGGCGGGACAACAAGCGGCTGCAGATGGAGCGCGAAATCCTGAAAAAAG GCGGCGGCCTTCTTCGCGAAGGAGAGCACATGAAGTTCGTGTTCATCCTCGCCGAGAAGGCCTTCTACCCAATCACGATGCTCTGCCGCGTTCTCGAGGTCTCGCGTAGCGGGTTCCACGCATGGCGCAAGCGGCCCCAGGCGCCTCGTGTTCGCTCCGACGCACAGCTCGCGGCCCAGGTCGTTGCGGTCCACGCGCGCAGTCGCAGGACCTACGGGAGCCCGCGGGTGCATGCGGAACTGCGAGCCCAAGGGATCCGCGTCGGCAAGAAGCGAGTGGAGCGGCTCATGCAGGAAAACGGCCTCGAAGCGCGGCGGAAGCGCCGCTTCAGGAAGACCACCGATTCGAAACACTCGAACCCCATCGCGCCCAACGTGGTCGCCAGAAAGTTCGAGGTCGCCGCTCCCAATCGCGTCTGGGCCACCGACGTGACTGCGATCTGGACCCTCGAGGGCTGGCTGTTCCTGGCCGTGATGCTCGACCTGTATTCCCGTCGGGTTGTTGCATGGGCCGCGAGCGAGAACAACGACACGGCCTTGGCTCTCGAAGCGCTCCGGAAGGGCCTTCGGGCGCGTCGCCCTGCTGCAGGTCTCGTGCACCACTCTGATCGCGGAAGCCCCTACGCCAGCGTAGAATACAGGGTCGCGCTGGCCGCGCACGGTCTGGTCGCGAGCATGAGCCGAAAGGGCGACTGCTGGGACAACGCGGTGGCGGAGAGCTTCTTCGCCACCTTGCGCGCCGAGCTCGTAGACCATGCGCTGTACGTCGACGCCACCCAAGCCCAGACCTCGATCGGCGACTACATCGACAACTTCTACAACATCGAGCGGCGCCACTCTCACCTCGGCTACGTCAACCCGATCGAGTTCGAATTGCGTTCACGAACAGTGAAGGCTGCGGCATAG
- a CDS encoding 3'-5' exonuclease encodes MPGGPPTRLDAPWSDARFAVIDVEGNGARPHDLVELGVVPLDGGRSGSLITWLVRPEEPITARATSIHAITNAAVAAEPRFESVAEAVMSALSGRYLVAHNAGTDWAILRRRLPDFKPLGVIDTLKLARAMCPGRPSYGLDQLLAAFSLSDRMETAYGRRHRAGYDALAATHLFLHLAAGLPRGHLSLRDLLRLALLPASAPDRQRSLF; translated from the coding sequence ATGCCGGGCGGCCCGCCGACTCGATTGGATGCGCCCTGGAGCGACGCACGGTTTGCGGTCATCGATGTTGAGGGAAACGGCGCTCGTCCCCACGATCTGGTCGAGCTTGGCGTGGTCCCGCTCGACGGAGGCCGGTCGGGCTCCTTGATCACGTGGCTGGTGCGACCCGAGGAACCGATCACCGCTCGTGCGACTTCAATCCACGCGATCACGAACGCGGCCGTCGCGGCCGAACCCCGGTTCGAGAGCGTCGCGGAAGCCGTAATGTCGGCTCTGAGCGGTCGCTATCTTGTGGCGCACAACGCGGGCACCGATTGGGCGATACTGCGTCGCAGGCTCCCTGACTTCAAGCCCCTTGGCGTTATCGACACTTTGAAGCTGGCCCGCGCAATGTGCCCGGGACGACCGTCGTACGGTCTCGACCAACTCCTCGCCGCATTCAGCCTGTCCGATCGCATGGAAACGGCGTACGGCCGGCGTCATCGTGCTGGATACGACGCACTCGCGGCAACTCACCTCTTCCTGCATCTGGCCGCAGGCTTGCCACGCGGGCACCTTTCGTTGCGCGACCTCCTGCGTCTGGCCCTACTGCCGGCGAGCGCGCCTGACCGTCAACGGAGCCTCTTCTAG
- a CDS encoding radical SAM protein — MLEDYREFQPSVEVSRGCGMGCVFCAEATEPLAALMDADTLAEEFVQLVKHYASRDIHPYLEASLFRPSSEWSARLGRALQRRNVALAWRAETRVDTISTEQISALAEAGLRVLDLGLESASPEQLVRMRKTTKPDVYLRRASDLLHTCHASGIWTKVNVLLHPGETPATIAETEAWLEAHRNAIKGLSVGPTILFRYGQASLGLLREFATHGASATDPEALDRDGYASLHLSPAVSHEAAKSEALRLSRSFMSARDYFDLKSFSYFPRSFSWETFRALVGATPDAAHSFRVR, encoded by the coding sequence TTGCTCGAGGACTACCGAGAGTTCCAGCCAAGTGTCGAAGTCTCGAGGGGGTGCGGCATGGGTTGCGTCTTCTGCGCGGAGGCGACGGAGCCCTTGGCGGCCCTCATGGATGCAGACACGCTCGCCGAGGAGTTCGTCCAACTTGTCAAGCACTACGCGTCGCGCGACATTCACCCATACCTCGAAGCGTCTCTCTTCCGTCCTTCCAGCGAGTGGAGTGCGCGTCTTGGGCGTGCTCTCCAACGCCGTAACGTCGCGCTTGCCTGGCGCGCGGAGACACGCGTCGATACGATCTCGACCGAGCAGATCAGCGCGCTCGCCGAGGCGGGGCTCCGGGTCCTCGACCTGGGTCTCGAGTCCGCCAGTCCCGAGCAGCTCGTTCGGATGAGGAAAACGACGAAGCCAGATGTGTACCTCCGACGAGCCTCGGACCTATTGCATACCTGCCATGCCTCTGGGATCTGGACGAAGGTCAATGTCCTCCTGCACCCAGGTGAGACTCCGGCAACGATCGCCGAAACTGAGGCGTGGCTCGAAGCCCACCGCAACGCAATCAAGGGCCTGTCCGTGGGACCCACGATACTCTTCCGGTACGGGCAGGCGAGTCTGGGTCTTCTCCGCGAGTTCGCAACTCACGGTGCCAGCGCCACCGACCCGGAAGCGCTCGACCGCGACGGCTACGCATCCCTGCATCTGAGTCCGGCGGTTTCGCACGAGGCCGCGAAATCCGAGGCGTTACGCTTGTCCCGATCGTTCATGTCGGCGCGGGACTACTTCGACCTCAAATCCTTCAGCTACTTCCCGCGCTCGTTCTCCTGGGAGACGTTCCGTGCACTCGTAGGCGCAACACCAGATGCCGCCCACTCCTTCCGAGTGCGATGA
- a CDS encoding serine/threonine protein kinase, which produces MDETLDFKGVAKEIAEHLGVSCYGLVGSGAFKHTFHVEGGDGTKKALKLYKASANERTDREVAAIKKCDHPNIAHFERLDVWDAAGTKVLFSIEEYLDGGTLADVMKVGPVSADVLRRYARQLVDALEHVAALGLVHRDVKPDNIMLRIGSGDLVLVDFGLVRDLSRTSLTKTWAPRGPGTPYYSSPEQLNNEKALIDWRSDQFSLGLVLAEAGFGRHPFLAEGADAWTAVEAMGTRKPVSDAFGGWAGAHFPALLRMLAPWPVGRFRTPNMLRQAWLEGEK; this is translated from the coding sequence ATGGACGAGACGCTCGACTTTAAGGGTGTGGCCAAGGAGATCGCGGAGCATCTCGGAGTGTCGTGCTACGGCCTTGTGGGTTCCGGAGCGTTCAAGCACACGTTCCATGTTGAGGGCGGTGATGGCACCAAGAAGGCGCTCAAGCTCTACAAGGCGTCAGCCAACGAGCGGACCGACCGGGAGGTCGCCGCCATAAAGAAGTGCGATCATCCGAACATCGCTCACTTTGAGCGCCTCGACGTATGGGATGCGGCTGGTACGAAGGTACTGTTCTCGATCGAGGAGTACCTGGACGGCGGCACGCTGGCGGACGTGATGAAAGTCGGTCCGGTTTCAGCGGACGTCCTTCGCCGCTACGCGAGGCAACTGGTGGATGCCCTCGAGCATGTTGCGGCCCTCGGGCTCGTGCATCGAGACGTCAAGCCAGACAACATCATGCTGCGCATTGGTTCCGGGGACCTCGTGCTCGTGGACTTCGGGCTCGTCCGGGATCTCTCGCGGACTTCACTGACGAAGACGTGGGCACCACGGGGCCCGGGCACTCCCTACTACTCATCTCCCGAGCAGTTGAACAACGAGAAGGCGCTGATCGACTGGCGCTCTGATCAATTCTCCCTCGGGCTTGTACTCGCGGAGGCGGGCTTCGGGCGTCACCCTTTTCTCGCGGAGGGAGCGGATGCGTGGACGGCTGTTGAGGCGATGGGAACAAGAAAGCCGGTGAGCGATGCGTTTGGGGGATGGGCCGGGGCTCACTTCCCCGCGCTCCTCCGGATGCTCGCCCCTTGGCCCGTCGGTCGCTTCCGCACGCCGAACATGCTGCGGCAGGCATGGCTTGAAGGAGAGAAGTAA